Proteins encoded within one genomic window of Felis catus isolate Fca126 chromosome C1, F.catus_Fca126_mat1.0, whole genome shotgun sequence:
- the LOC101082424 gene encoding guanylate-binding protein 1 isoform X2, translated as MGWGHYSLMPVFLSLLLSYVTELSDRIRAKSSPNSNGIEDSADFVSFFPDFVWTLRDFSLELEADGLPITADEYLENSLKLKQGTTQSDQNFNMPRLCIRKFFPKKKCFIFDRPTHRKKLGQLETLNDNDLDPEFVQQASAFCSYIFKNSKTKTLSGGIKVNGPRLEKLVQTYVDAISRGDLPCMENAILALAQIENAAAVQKAIAHYDQQMGQMLQLPTETLQELLNLHRACEKEAIELFMRNSFKDIDHLCQKDLAAQLEKKRDDFCKQNVQASTDRCSDLLKDIFSPLEEAVKQGVYSKPGGYRLLIQKIQELKTKYLQQPNKGIQAEEVLQEYLKSKESVTDAILQTDQTLTEKEKEIEVERVKAESAQAAAKVLEEMQIKNQQLMEQKERSHQEHVRQLTEKMERDRVQWLDEQERILAFKLQEQARLLKEGFQNESKRLHTEIQNIQKSMEKPKKTCFLS; from the exons ATGGGATGGGGACACTATTCTTTGATGCCAGTTTTCCTTAGTTTGCTACTCAGCTATGTGACAGAGCTGTCAGATCGAATCAGGGCGAAATCCTCCCCTAATTCCAACGGGATTGAAGATTCAGCAGACTTTGTGAGCTTCTTTCCAGATTTTGTGTGGACGCTGAGGGATTTCTCCTTAGAACTGGAAGCAGACGGACTACCCATCACAGCTGATGAGTACCTGGAGAATTCTCTCAAGCTTAAACAAG GTACCACTCAAAGTGatcaaaattttaatatgccCCGACTCTGTATCCGGAAGTTCTTTCCGAAGAAGAAATGCTTTATCTTTGATCGACCCACTCATCGGAAGAAGCTAGGCCAGCTTGAGACACTGAATGATAATGACCTGGATCCTGAATTTGTGCAACAAGCTTCAGCCTTCTGTTCCTACATCTTTAAGAATTCCAAAACTAAAACTCTCTCAGGAGGCATCAAAGTCAATGGACCTC GTCTAGAGAAACTGGTGCAGACCTATGTCGATGCCATCAGCCGTGGAGATCTGCCCTGCATGGAGAATGCAATCCTGGCCTTGGCCCAGATTGAGAATGCAGCCGCAGTGCAAAAGGCCATTGCCCACTATGACCAGCAGATGGGCCAGATGCTGCAGCTGCCCACAGAAACCCTCCAGGAGCTACTGAACCTGCACAGGGCCTGTGAGAAAGAGGCCATTGAACTCTTCATGAGGAATTCCTTCAAAGACATAGACCATTTATGTCAAAAGGACTTAGCG GCCCAGCTGGAAAAAAAGCGAGATGACTTTTGTAAACAGAATGTGCAAGCATCAACGGATCGTTGCTCAGATTTACTTAAGGATATTTTCAGTCCTCTTGAAGAAGCTGTGAAGCAGGGGGTTTATTCTAAACCAGGAGGGTACCGTCTCCTCATCCAGAAAATACAAGAGCTGAAGACAAAATATCTTCAGCAACCTAATAAAGGGATACAG GCTGAAGAGGTTCTTCAGGAATACTTGAAGTCCAAGGAGTCTGTGACTGATGCGATTCTACAGACAGACCAGACtctcacagaaaaggaaaaggagattgAAG TGGAACGTGTGAAAGCTGAATCTGCACAGGCTGCAGCAAAAGTACtggaagaaatgcaaataaagaatCAGCAATTGatggaacagaaagaaaggagtcaTCAGGAACATGTGAGACAATTAACTGAGAAGATGGAAAGGGATAGAGTCCAGTGGCTGGATGAACAAGAGAGAATTCTAGCTTTCAAACTTCAG GAACAGGCTCGTCTACTAAAGGAAGGATTCCAAAATGAGAGCAAACGACTTCACACTGAGATACAAAATATCCAGAAGAGCAtggaaaaaccaaagaaaacatgtTTCTTAAGCTGA